The Sorangiineae bacterium MSr11954 DNA segment GGTTGAAGATGTCCTTGGTCGTGCGGACGCGCGTGGCGTAGTCCTTCCACGAGTGGGTCTCGATGAGGAGGGCCAGACGGTTGTGGAGCGATCGGTAACCGTGGCTGAAACGCGGCGGATAGATGCGGGCCGCGAAGCCGGAGGTGGGATCGTCCTCCTTCAGCAGGGTCGGATAGAAGTCGATCGGCAAGTGCCCCTTGTCCGTGAGCCACGCGAGGAGCGATTCGCTCAGGGCCTTGCCGCGCGGCCGGAGCTCCTCGGCGCCCGCGAGGCGCGGCTCGATTTCGACGGAGACATCGTGCTCGAATTTAGCACCATCACTTACATGTGCGTCGGCGAAGAGAATGGGATCCCACTCGCCCATGAGCCGGAGCACGGCCGCCATTTCGGGAGCATCGGCCTTCAAGTAGTCGCGGTTCAAGTTGAGGTTGTGCGCCGTCGAGCGCCAGCCGGCCTCCTCCGGTCCGCGTTGATTGGGCCGGGTGCCCCTTTCGAAGCGCTCGTGCCCGTCGACATTGAAGACCGGCACGAAGAGCAAGGTCACGTTCTCCAGTGCCTTGGCAGCGTCGCCCTTTCCATCGAGCAGATCGCGGAGCACGATGAAGCCCGCGTCCTTGCCATCGACTTCGCCAGCGTGAATTCCCCCCTGGAGGAACACCACCGGCCGATCCTTCGCCTTGCCGGGTTCGAGCGCCCCCTTTGCGCCCGCGACGAAGGCCAACATCGGGCGGCCCTCGGGTGTTTCGCCGAATTTGAAGCAACGAACGCGCTCGGGGTAACGGGCGGGGTACGCTTTGCAGAACCGTATCACCTCGTCGTAACGACCCGTCTTCTGAAAGCCGCTCTCCTCCGCGATGGTGGTGAGCGACGTATCGGGCGTGCATGTACCCGACCAGGCAACGCTGGCAATCGCCAGCAACGCCGTAACCGGTGTAATGCTGCGGAATTTTTTTGACCGTGTCGTCTTCGAATAAGAATACTCGTTCATGGTGCGGAGCTTAGTGCTGGTCATCCCCGTGACCATCCACAAAGCGCAATTGCTGCGCAGCGCCATGGAAGGTAATCGCCCCATGGCGCTTATCGTCCTGGATGTTGCGGCGGAGGTAGCGCAAGATGTCGAACGACACCGCAACGAGCGCCAGCGTCACAGAATCGACACGCGCGTTTCAGCGAACGCAGCGAACACCGGCGCGTTGCGATTCGCCGTTTTGATTGTGGGTCGCTCCGTCCTTGAAATCGACGTAGAGATATGTCGTCGATGGAGGCTTGCCCCGAAAGGTGTCGCTCCAGAGCGTGGGCGCCACGCCGGCAGCAGGTGCCGCGAACGCATCGTCCCAGATGGGGTTTTCGGTTTCGGCCTCGTCGATCAACGTCTGGAGCTCACGCAGGTTGGGAAGACGAAAACCTGGAGGCGAAAGATCCTCGCAGCGGCGCCGGGCGCTCGCGATGTCCTGCGGAGCACCCAGCGCTTGCTCCCATGAAAGCCCTGTGCGCGCGTCCTTCACAGTGGCCCCCTCCACGATGAAACGCCGAGTCGATCCGGACACCTTGCCGGCGCGCACGCATCGGAAAGGAAGCCCGTCGGACGATTGGCTCAAATCGCGATACCACGCCGCACCGTTGGTCGCGACCCAGCGCGCATCGCGCCGTCGCTCCGCTCGGTAGACGGACGCGGTCCATTGGTATTGATAATTGTTATTGTCGGGGAAGAGGCCGGGGTTGATGGGCTCGGCCTCCGGCCCATAGTCGACGATGCTGATCATCTCGATGCGCGTCGGCAGCCGCCAGTCGTCGTACCCGCCGAGCCGGAGCTTGGGGCAGGTGCGAACGGCGTCTTCCCAGGCGACGCGTCCTTGGTTGGCGACGCGCCTTTGCCACATGAGACCCGTCGTTTTGTCGAGCACCGTATCGTCGGTGAGCTCGTAATTGGCAGGCGCGGGCGATGAAACGGGGAGCGGCCATTGAGGCTCCGTTCGCTCCACTGCGCCCGGCGCGCGCCCATCCCCCGCGGAAAACGCGTCGCCGCCTGCGTCCCGTGTACCGTCGCCTGGATCGAGACCGCCATCGTCGGTGGGCCCGAGCGGCGAGCCATCGTCGATCCCGAGAATGGCGCGGCAACCGACCGTACCGCCGACCACCCCAGACGACACCAAACCGAGTACGATGGCGCGCTTGGCGATGCTCGAAGGAAGGATGCGGTATCTCACGCCGTACCTTATATACCGTACGTGACCATCGCCGGGCTCCTTCCCTCCCCGACGCGACGATCCTCATGGCCCAGCGAATCACCAATCTCATCGAACGCACCCGCGCGCACCGGGGCAACCGCGTTCGCCTCGTGGGGGCGTCGGATTCGCCGCTGACCGCGCGTTCCGTGCTCTTGCCGGCCGCCGGGATCGTTCTCGGCGCCGATAGCGCGTGCGACGTGCAGCTGGAAGATTCGGCCGTATCGCGAAAACACGCGACCATCGTTCCGGCCACCGGCGGATTCGAGGTGGCCGATCTCGGCTCGCGCAACGGCACGTGGCTCGATGGA contains these protein-coding regions:
- a CDS encoding DUF1566 domain-containing protein — encoded protein: MRYRILPSSIAKRAIVLGLVSSGVVGGTVGCRAILGIDDGSPLGPTDDGGLDPGDGTRDAGGDAFSAGDGRAPGAVERTEPQWPLPVSSPAPANYELTDDTVLDKTTGLMWQRRVANQGRVAWEDAVRTCPKLRLGGYDDWRLPTRIEMISIVDYGPEAEPINPGLFPDNNNYQYQWTASVYRAERRRDARWVATNGAAWYRDLSQSSDGLPFRCVRAGKVSGSTRRFIVEGATVKDARTGLSWEQALGAPQDIASARRRCEDLSPPGFRLPNLRELQTLIDEAETENPIWDDAFAAPAAGVAPTLWSDTFRGKPPSTTYLYVDFKDGATHNQNGESQRAGVRCVR
- a CDS encoding M14 family metallopeptidase, with translation MNEYSYSKTTRSKKFRSITPVTALLAIASVAWSGTCTPDTSLTTIAEESGFQKTGRYDEVIRFCKAYPARYPERVRCFKFGETPEGRPMLAFVAGAKGALEPGKAKDRPVVFLQGGIHAGEVDGKDAGFIVLRDLLDGKGDAAKALENVTLLFVPVFNVDGHERFERGTRPNQRGPEEAGWRSTAHNLNLNRDYLKADAPEMAAVLRLMGEWDPILFADAHVSDGAKFEHDVSVEIEPRLAGAEELRPRGKALSESLLAWLTDKGHLPIDFYPTLLKEDDPTSGFAARIYPPRFSHGYRSLHNRLALLIETHSWKDYATRVRTTKDIFNHLLNAAAEHGGEWLDAAHAADKRTANLGGTTVNVDYGTTKNATTFPFRGYAYQRVPSEISGTLWTIYDETKPEIWPVPVYREVTPTVTATAPKGGYIVPAAYAALVGGKLDLHGVKYSRIQGERKALKVEAYRADEVKFGSPSEGRTPVQHKGKWAAEAVDVPDGSLYVPIKQTKAVLAVQVLEPTAPDSLFAWGFFNSRLEYKENIENYVVEQLAREMIAKDPQLKVEFDAKVASDPIFAKDPAARIEFFYKRTPYWDERYRLYPVYRVNADP